The following proteins are co-located in the Bosea sp. AS-1 genome:
- a CDS encoding F0F1 ATP synthase subunit C, translating into MDPVAAKFIGAGLASLGMGLAAIGVGTIFGNFLSGALRNPSAADGQFPRAFIGAALAEGLGIFAFVVALVLLFVV; encoded by the coding sequence ATGGATCCTGTTGCAGCCAAGTTCATCGGCGCCGGCCTCGCCTCGCTCGGCATGGGCCTCGCCGCCATCGGCGTCGGCACCATCTTCGGCAACTTCCTCTCGGGCGCCCTGCGCAACCCGTCGGCCGCCGACGGCCAGTTCCCGCGCGCCTTCATCGGCGCGGCGCTTGCCGAAGGTCTGGGCATCTTCGCGTTCGTCGTCGCGCTCGTGCTGCTCTTCGTGGTCTGA
- a CDS encoding F0F1 ATP synthase subunit A, giving the protein MAAGGGIDPIHQFHINPIVELKPFGLDLSFTNTSLWMAIVVAVVSVIMVYGSSQRAVVPGRLQSLAEMMYEFTASTLTGVMGKEGMKFFPFVFSLFMFVLASNLLGLLPGSFTVTSQVIVTAALAVLVMSIVLIYGITKHGSHFFGLFVPSGVPGWLLPFVMLIEVVSFVSRPVSLSLRLFGNMLAGHIALKVFGGFVVVLLGSGAVLNYAIAPLPLLLAVALTALEVLVAVLQAYVFAILTCVYLNDALHPGH; this is encoded by the coding sequence ATGGCGGCTGGCGGCGGAATCGATCCGATCCACCAATTCCACATCAATCCGATCGTGGAGCTGAAGCCGTTCGGCCTCGACCTGTCCTTCACCAACACCTCGCTGTGGATGGCGATCGTGGTCGCCGTCGTCTCGGTCATCATGGTCTATGGCTCGAGCCAGCGCGCGGTCGTTCCCGGCCGGCTGCAGTCGCTCGCCGAGATGATGTACGAATTCACGGCCTCCACCCTCACCGGCGTGATGGGCAAGGAGGGCATGAAGTTCTTCCCCTTCGTGTTCTCGCTGTTCATGTTCGTGCTGGCGTCGAACCTCCTCGGCCTGCTGCCCGGCTCGTTCACCGTCACCAGCCAGGTCATCGTCACCGCCGCTCTCGCCGTGCTCGTGATGAGCATCGTGCTGATCTACGGCATCACCAAGCATGGCAGCCACTTCTTCGGCCTGTTCGTGCCGTCGGGCGTGCCGGGCTGGCTCCTGCCCTTCGTGATGCTGATCGAGGTCGTCTCGTTCGTGTCGCGCCCGGTCTCGCTCTCGCTGCGTCTCTTCGGCAACATGCTCGCCGGCCATATCGCGCTCAAAGTCTTCGGCGGCTTCGTCGTCGTGCTGCTGGGCTCGGGCGCCGTGCTGAACTACGCGATCGCGCCGCTGCCGCTGCTGCTGGCCGTCGCGCTGACGGCGCTCGAGGTCCTCGTCGCCGTCCTGCAGGCCTATGTCTTCGCGATCCTGACCTGCGTCTATCTCAACGACGCGCTGCACCCCGGCCACTGA
- a CDS encoding F0F1 ATP synthase subunit B', translating to MRQGWPLAVASFATLAAGAALAAEQKHGESGEGASFPPFDPSHFASNLFWLAVTFAVLYWLMSKIALPRIGEILEERAGTIGRDLDQAAEMQAKAEEMAQAYEKALAEARKNAQGIAQTARETGAKASDAQRHATEAELAAKLAQAEATIAKTKTEAMSNVRGLGSDVAVAIVTKLTGQAPSATEATEAVDQALARG from the coding sequence GTGCGACAAGGATGGCCGCTGGCTGTCGCCTCGTTCGCCACTCTGGCGGCGGGAGCGGCGCTGGCTGCCGAGCAGAAGCACGGCGAAAGTGGCGAGGGAGCTTCCTTCCCGCCTTTCGACCCGTCGCATTTCGCCAGCAACCTGTTCTGGCTCGCCGTCACCTTCGCGGTGCTCTACTGGCTGATGTCGAAGATCGCGCTGCCGCGCATCGGCGAGATCCTGGAAGAGCGCGCCGGCACCATCGGCCGCGACCTCGACCAGGCGGCCGAGATGCAGGCCAAGGCCGAGGAGATGGCGCAGGCCTATGAGAAGGCCCTCGCCGAGGCGCGCAAGAACGCCCAGGGCATCGCCCAGACGGCGCGCGAGACCGGCGCCAAGGCGAGCGACGCCCAGCGTCACGCCACCGAGGCCGAACTCGCCGCCAAGCTCGCCCAGGCCGAGGCGACCATCGCCAAGACCAAGACCGAGGCGATGAGCAATGTCCGCGGTCTCGGCAGCGACGTGGCGGTCGCGATCGTCACCAAGCTGACCGGTCAGGCTCCCAGCGCCACCGAGGCGACGGAAGCAGTCGACCAGGCCCTGGCGCGCGGCTGA
- a CDS encoding invasion associated locus B family protein, protein MKRILGALGVLALTLVAVGFAAGSAFAQGTVRSTHGDWQMRCEVPPGAKTEQCALVQNVAAEDRPNLTLLVIVLKTADQKSRLLRVVAPLGVLLPSGLGLKIDDKDIGRAGFVRCLTTGCVAEVVMDDTLLNQLKGGKSATFIVFQTPEEGVGVPVSLNGFGPGVEALP, encoded by the coding sequence ATGAAGAGGATCCTGGGGGCGCTTGGCGTCTTGGCGCTGACGCTCGTGGCGGTGGGTTTCGCCGCCGGCTCCGCTTTTGCACAGGGGACCGTGCGCTCGACACATGGCGACTGGCAGATGCGTTGCGAGGTGCCTCCGGGCGCCAAGACCGAGCAATGCGCGCTCGTTCAGAATGTCGCCGCCGAGGACCGCCCGAATCTCACGCTGCTCGTCATCGTGCTGAAGACGGCGGACCAGAAGAGCCGGCTGCTGCGGGTCGTCGCCCCGCTCGGCGTGCTGCTGCCGTCCGGCCTTGGTCTCAAGATCGACGACAAGGATATCGGCCGCGCGGGCTTCGTGCGCTGCCTGACCACCGGTTGCGTCGCCGAGGTCGTCATGGACGACACGCTGCTAAACCAGCTCAAGGGCGGCAAGAGCGCGACATTCATCGTATTCCAGACGCCGGAAGAGGGGGTGGGCGTGCCCGTCTCGCTCAACGGCTTCGGCCCGGGCGTGGAGGCGCTGCCGTGA
- a CDS encoding AtpZ/AtpI family protein — protein MTEPDPNASDSELRARLGSLKSAIKRAEENEKPGAGPAGEDKALAGAMSSGFRAATDLAGGIIAGALIGYLGDRWLGTSPFLLIAFLVIGAIAGFRSVYRLGSRPTSVSKSDPKRD, from the coding sequence ATGACAGAACCTGACCCAAACGCCTCAGACTCGGAGTTGCGCGCAAGACTGGGTTCCCTGAAGTCCGCGATCAAACGGGCGGAAGAGAACGAAAAGCCGGGCGCGGGTCCGGCTGGAGAGGACAAGGCCCTCGCGGGCGCGATGTCCTCAGGCTTTCGCGCCGCGACGGATCTTGCAGGCGGCATCATCGCAGGCGCCCTGATCGGGTACCTCGGCGACCGGTGGCTGGGAACGTCCCCGTTCCTGCTGATCGCCTTCCTGGTGATCGGAGCCATCGCGGGCTTCAGATCCGTCTATCGGCTCGGTTCGCGCCCGACCTCCGTGTCGAAGAGCGATCCGAAGAGAGATTGA
- the gcvH gene encoding glycine cleavage system protein GcvH: MAETRYSKDHEYIRIEGDVGTVGISDYAQSQLGDVVFVELPAVGKALAKGGEAAVVESVKAASEVYAPVSGEVVEVNAELEAAPGTVNEDPAGKGWFLKIKIKDAAELDALMNEAEYQNYVKSL; encoded by the coding sequence ATGGCCGAGACCCGTTACAGCAAGGACCACGAATATATCCGCATCGAGGGTGACGTCGGCACCGTCGGCATCTCCGACTACGCCCAGTCCCAGCTCGGCGACGTCGTCTTCGTCGAGCTGCCGGCCGTCGGCAAGGCGCTGGCCAAGGGCGGTGAGGCCGCGGTGGTCGAGAGCGTCAAGGCCGCCTCGGAGGTCTATGCCCCGGTCTCGGGCGAGGTCGTCGAGGTCAATGCCGAGCTTGAGGCCGCCCCGGGCACCGTCAACGAGGACCCGGCCGGCAAGGGCTGGTTCCTGAAGATCAAGATCAAGGACGCTGCCGAGCTCGACGCCCTGATGAACGAGGCCGAGTACCAGAACTACGTGAAGTCGCTCTGA
- the gcvT gene encoding glycine cleavage system aminomethyltransferase GcvT: MAAEAAEATHEASGAAAPLKTPLHARHVALGARMVPFAGYDMPVQYPTGILTEHNWTREKAGLFDVSHMGQCFLIGPDHETTAKALEALIPADIVNLAPGKQRYSQLLNEEGGILDDLMITRSIDPDEDGALYLVVNAACKDADYAHIEARLPANVKLVKAEHRGLIALQGPGAEAALAKIAPEAAEMGFMTSRTMKVAGIKANVSRSGYTGEDGYEISAAANKIGEIWDTLLLDGNVKPIGLGARDSLRLEAGLCLYGHDIDTTTSPIEAALNWSIQKRRREEGGFPGAARVQRELAEGVSRIRVGLKPEGRAPAREGTEIATPEGEVIGVVTSGGFGPTLNGPCAMGYVAKAHSAPGTQLNLIVRGKPLPAVVATMPFVPNGYKR, translated from the coding sequence ATGGCTGCCGAAGCCGCAGAAGCCACCCACGAAGCCTCCGGCGCCGCCGCGCCGCTGAAGACGCCGCTCCATGCCCGCCATGTCGCGCTCGGCGCCCGCATGGTGCCCTTCGCCGGCTACGACATGCCGGTGCAGTATCCGACCGGTATCCTGACCGAACACAACTGGACCCGCGAAAAGGCCGGCCTTTTCGACGTCTCGCATATGGGCCAATGCTTTCTGATCGGTCCCGATCACGAGACCACGGCCAAGGCGCTGGAAGCGCTGATTCCGGCCGACATCGTCAATCTCGCCCCCGGCAAGCAGCGCTACTCGCAGCTTCTCAACGAGGAAGGCGGCATCCTCGACGACCTTATGATCACGCGCTCGATCGATCCCGACGAGGACGGCGCGCTCTATCTCGTCGTCAACGCCGCTTGCAAGGATGCCGACTACGCCCATATCGAGGCGCGCCTGCCGGCCAATGTGAAGCTGGTCAAGGCCGAGCATCGCGGCCTGATCGCGTTGCAGGGGCCGGGCGCGGAAGCGGCGCTCGCGAAGATCGCGCCGGAAGCCGCCGAGATGGGCTTCATGACCTCCCGCACCATGAAAGTCGCCGGCATCAAGGCCAATGTCAGCCGCTCCGGCTACACTGGCGAGGACGGCTACGAGATCTCGGCTGCCGCCAACAAGATCGGCGAGATCTGGGACACGCTGCTGCTCGACGGCAACGTCAAGCCGATCGGCCTCGGCGCCCGCGATTCGCTGCGGCTGGAAGCGGGCCTGTGCCTCTACGGCCATGACATCGACACCACGACCTCGCCGATCGAGGCCGCGCTCAACTGGTCGATCCAGAAGCGCCGCCGCGAGGAGGGTGGTTTCCCCGGCGCCGCGCGCGTCCAGCGTGAATTGGCCGAGGGCGTCTCGCGCATCCGCGTCGGTTTGAAGCCGGAAGGCCGCGCCCCCGCACGTGAGGGCACCGAGATCGCGACGCCCGAGGGCGAGGTGATCGGTGTCGTGACCTCCGGCGGCTTCGGCCCGACGCTCAACGGCCCCTGCGCCATGGGCTATGTCGCCAAGGCTCACTCGGCGCCGGGCACGCAACTCAACCTGATCGTGCGCGGCAAGCCGCTGCCGGCCGTGGTGGCGACGATGCCCTTCGTGCCGAACGGCTACAAGCGCTGA
- a CDS encoding ATP F0F1 synthase subunit B (Produces ATP from ADP in the presence of a proton gradient across the membrane. Subunit B is part of the membrane proton channel.), which produces MDTFWVGVALVIFLAILVKFGVPKMIVKGLDARGEKVAQELAEARRLRQEAEKLLAEYDSKRKAAEAEAAEIVSSANDEAKRLAAEAEAKLADFVVRRTKAAEEKIAQAESQAEAEVRAAAAEAATKAAETILRGQMAGKAGDAAFASGLDEVKAKLN; this is translated from the coding sequence ATGGATACTTTCTGGGTTGGCGTCGCGCTCGTCATCTTCCTCGCGATCCTCGTCAAGTTCGGCGTGCCGAAGATGATCGTGAAAGGTCTGGACGCGCGCGGCGAGAAGGTCGCTCAGGAGCTGGCGGAAGCCCGCCGCCTGCGCCAGGAGGCCGAGAAGCTGCTGGCCGAATACGACTCCAAGCGCAAGGCCGCCGAGGCCGAGGCCGCCGAGATCGTCTCCTCCGCCAATGACGAGGCCAAGCGCCTCGCGGCGGAAGCCGAGGCCAAGCTCGCGGACTTCGTCGTCCGCCGCACCAAGGCGGCCGAGGAGAAGATCGCCCAGGCCGAGAGCCAGGCCGAGGCCGAGGTTCGCGCCGCAGCTGCGGAGGCCGCCACCAAGGCCGCCGAGACGATCCTGCGCGGCCAGATGGCGGGCAAGGCCGGCGACGCCGCCTTCGCCTCCGGGCTGGACGAGGTCAAGGCCAAGCTCAACTGA
- a CDS encoding L,D-transpeptidase family protein, which yields MFARTCILVTAAVSFVAVSALDVRANEPSYGPNTYDRTLQALVAHEEVASRGGWPKVPAGVTALKPDSQGPEVVALKQRLIASGDLPADALAGDVYDAAVMEAVKHFQRRHGLSDLGTVGRLTLRAMNTSVETRLNQLTATLERLKGNGFNFAHRYVVVNIPGASVEAVEDGQVRERHLAIVGRPDRPSPVIQANITSVNLNPYWTVPMSIVKADIIPHMRKDPTFVAKSNMKLLGAENKEIDPASVNWSTITNPYFYVRQEPGPTNSLGQLKIDMPNSDAVYMHDTPKKTLFRNDVRFNSSGCARIEGVRDLAAWLLEGTEWNRQAIEDEIAKGERKNIPLKKAVPVAWVYLTGWQGADGQVQFRDDIYGLDTPQGIVTSTIQARKPKPKAIATPQPRPATVPVTAVGNPPAPAATASN from the coding sequence ATGTTCGCGCGTACCTGCATCCTCGTCACGGCTGCCGTCAGCTTCGTCGCAGTCTCTGCGCTCGACGTGCGCGCCAACGAGCCGAGCTATGGCCCCAACACCTATGATCGTACCCTTCAGGCGCTGGTCGCGCATGAGGAGGTCGCCAGCCGCGGCGGCTGGCCGAAGGTGCCGGCCGGAGTCACGGCGCTCAAGCCGGATTCGCAGGGGCCGGAGGTCGTCGCCCTGAAGCAGCGCCTCATCGCCAGCGGCGACCTGCCGGCCGATGCGCTGGCGGGCGATGTCTATGATGCGGCCGTCATGGAGGCCGTGAAGCATTTTCAGCGCCGCCATGGCCTGTCGGACCTCGGCACCGTCGGCCGTCTGACGCTCAGGGCGATGAACACCTCGGTCGAGACGCGCCTCAATCAGCTCACCGCCACGCTGGAGCGCCTCAAGGGCAATGGCTTCAACTTCGCCCATCGCTATGTCGTGGTGAACATCCCCGGCGCCAGCGTCGAGGCGGTCGAGGACGGGCAGGTGCGCGAGCGCCATCTCGCCATCGTCGGCCGCCCGGACCGGCCTTCGCCGGTGATCCAGGCCAACATCACCTCGGTCAACCTCAACCCGTACTGGACGGTGCCGATGTCGATCGTGAAGGCCGACATCATCCCGCACATGCGCAAGGATCCGACCTTCGTCGCCAAGTCGAACATGAAGCTGCTCGGGGCCGAGAACAAGGAGATCGACCCGGCGAGCGTGAACTGGTCGACGATCACCAATCCCTATTTCTACGTGCGGCAGGAGCCCGGCCCGACCAATTCTCTCGGCCAGCTCAAGATCGACATGCCCAACAGCGACGCGGTCTATATGCACGACACGCCGAAGAAGACGCTGTTCCGCAACGATGTGCGCTTCAACTCCTCCGGCTGCGCCCGCATCGAGGGCGTGCGTGACCTCGCCGCCTGGCTGCTCGAGGGCACGGAGTGGAACCGGCAGGCGATCGAGGATGAGATCGCCAAAGGCGAGCGCAAGAACATTCCGCTGAAGAAAGCGGTGCCGGTGGCCTGGGTCTACCTCACCGGCTGGCAGGGCGCCGACGGACAGGTCCAGTTCCGCGACGACATCTACGGGCTCGACACGCCGCAGGGCATCGTCACCTCGACGATCCAGGCGCGCAAGCCGAAGCCGAAGGCGATTGCCACGCCTCAGCCCCGGCCCGCAACCGTGCCGGTGACGGCCGTGGGGAATCCTCCGGCCCCCGCGGCGACCGCGAGCAACTGA
- the gcvPB gene encoding aminomethyl-transferring glycine dehydrogenase subunit GcvPB, protein MLNRQGRPTQAGEAAHAEHATFTGNKALQQIEPLIFEIGHHEATGVDIDKPAPFKSRLGKHARQGEIGLPGLSEPETMRHYVRLSQKNYGIDTGLFPLGSCTMKHNARLNEKMARLPGFSDVHPLQPLSTVPGALDLMLELARYLMTLTGMPAVALSPKAGAHGEACGMMAIKAAIEAKGEGATRNVVLVPESAHGTNPATAALIGFSVKAVPARPDGTVAVEDVKALLGPDIAAIMLTNPNTCGIFEPQIVEIAAAMHEAGAYFYCDGANFNAIVGKARPGDLGVDAMHINLHKTFSTPHGGGGPGAGPVVLSERLAPFAPVPFIHVENGKPHLIESRGEAPAGNQPFGRMTAFHGQMGMYVRALAYMLSHGSDGMRQASEDAVLNANYIRAGLADLMSLPFPDHPSMHEVLFDDEWLKGSGVSTLDFAKAMIDEGYHPMTVYFPLVVHGAMLIEPTESESKAALDLFIATLRDLAIAAKGNDKERFTSAPHHAPIRRLDETRAARSPVLKWEKPAPAKEAAE, encoded by the coding sequence ATGCTGAACCGTCAGGGACGTCCCACCCAGGCCGGCGAGGCCGCTCATGCCGAGCACGCCACCTTCACCGGCAACAAGGCGCTGCAGCAGATTGAGCCGCTGATCTTCGAGATCGGTCATCACGAGGCGACGGGCGTCGATATCGACAAGCCGGCGCCCTTCAAGTCGCGCCTGGGCAAGCATGCCCGCCAGGGCGAGATCGGCCTGCCCGGCCTCTCCGAGCCCGAGACGATGCGCCATTATGTCCGCCTCAGCCAGAAGAACTACGGCATCGATACCGGGCTCTTCCCGCTCGGCTCCTGCACGATGAAGCACAATGCCCGCCTCAACGAGAAGATGGCGCGGCTGCCCGGCTTCTCCGACGTGCATCCGCTGCAGCCGCTCTCGACCGTGCCTGGCGCGCTCGACCTGATGCTGGAGCTCGCCCGCTACCTGATGACGCTGACCGGCATGCCGGCGGTGGCCCTCTCGCCGAAGGCCGGCGCCCATGGCGAGGCCTGTGGCATGATGGCGATCAAGGCCGCAATCGAGGCGAAGGGCGAGGGCGCGACCCGCAATGTCGTGCTCGTTCCCGAATCGGCCCATGGCACCAATCCGGCGACGGCGGCCCTGATCGGCTTCTCGGTGAAGGCGGTTCCCGCCCGTCCGGACGGCACCGTCGCCGTCGAGGACGTCAAGGCCCTGCTCGGGCCGGATATCGCCGCGATCATGCTGACCAACCCGAACACCTGCGGCATCTTCGAGCCGCAGATCGTCGAGATCGCCGCGGCGATGCATGAGGCCGGCGCCTATTTCTACTGCGACGGCGCCAACTTCAACGCGATCGTCGGCAAGGCCCGGCCGGGCGATCTCGGCGTCGACGCCATGCACATCAACCTGCACAAGACCTTCTCGACGCCCCATGGCGGCGGCGGTCCCGGTGCCGGTCCGGTCGTGCTCTCCGAGCGTCTGGCGCCCTTCGCGCCCGTGCCCTTCATCCATGTCGAGAACGGCAAGCCGCATCTAATCGAATCGCGCGGCGAAGCGCCGGCGGGCAACCAGCCCTTCGGCCGCATGACCGCCTTCCACGGCCAGATGGGCATGTATGTCCGTGCGCTCGCCTATATGCTGAGCCACGGCTCGGACGGCATGCGCCAGGCCTCCGAGGATGCGGTTCTCAACGCGAACTACATCCGCGCCGGCCTCGCCGACCTGATGTCGCTGCCCTTCCCGGACCATCCGTCGATGCACGAGGTGCTGTTCGACGACGAGTGGCTGAAGGGCTCGGGCGTCTCGACGCTCGATTTCGCCAAGGCGATGATCGACGAGGGCTATCATCCCATGACGGTGTATTTCCCGCTCGTCGTCCATGGCGCCATGCTGATCGAGCCGACCGAGTCGGAGTCCAAGGCGGCGCTCGACCTCTTCATCGCGACGCTGCGCGACCTCGCCATCGCGGCCAAGGGCAATGACAAGGAGCGCTTCACCAGCGCCCCGCATCACGCCCCGATCCGTCGCCTGGACGAGACCCGCGCCGCCCGTTCGCCAGTGCTGAAATGGGAAAAGCCGGCTCCGGCCAAGGAAGCGGCGGAATAG
- a CDS encoding dienelactone hydrolase family protein, which yields MIGNLLRALLIVPALLAAALGGADAFDKVGFPSRDARELVGWLARPPGAGPFPVVIGLHGCAGLYTRSGEIGARETDWSQRLVRAGYAVLLVDSFGPRGIRALCNERDRALTPADRARDAFAAIDWLARQSFAVSDRISLIGWSNGGSTALRVAGAPEARRLRHVIAFYPGCRVLLKRDWRPQTDTAIFQGLADDWTPAAPCEELAQRGKAHFVGFAGAYHDFDHPDLPLRERRAAFSQRPDGKVTIGTDATARNQAISAVMAILKAP from the coding sequence ATGATCGGCAACCTGCTCCGCGCTCTCCTGATCGTTCCGGCGCTTCTCGCCGCGGCGCTCGGCGGAGCCGATGCCTTCGACAAGGTCGGCTTTCCGTCGCGCGATGCGCGGGAGCTCGTCGGCTGGCTGGCGCGCCCGCCGGGGGCCGGCCCGTTCCCGGTCGTCATCGGCCTGCATGGCTGCGCCGGGCTCTATACGCGCTCGGGCGAAATTGGCGCGCGCGAAACCGACTGGTCGCAGCGGCTGGTGCGAGCCGGCTATGCCGTGCTGCTCGTCGACAGCTTCGGCCCACGCGGGATCAGAGCACTCTGCAACGAGCGCGACCGCGCGCTGACGCCAGCCGACCGGGCTCGCGACGCCTTTGCGGCGATCGACTGGCTCGCCCGACAGAGCTTCGCCGTATCCGATCGCATCAGCCTGATCGGCTGGTCCAATGGCGGCTCGACGGCGCTGCGTGTCGCGGGCGCTCCGGAGGCCAGGCGCCTGCGCCATGTCATCGCCTTCTATCCCGGCTGCCGCGTCCTGCTGAAGCGCGACTGGCGTCCGCAGACCGACACGGCGATCTTCCAGGGGCTCGCCGACGACTGGACGCCGGCGGCGCCCTGCGAGGAACTGGCACAGCGTGGGAAGGCGCACTTCGTCGGCTTTGCCGGCGCCTATCACGATTTCGACCATCCGGACCTGCCGTTGCGCGAACGGCGCGCCGCCTTTTCACAGCGCCCGGACGGCAAGGTCACGATCGGCACAGACGCCACAGCGCGCAATCAGGCGATCTCGGCTGTGATGGCGATCCTGAAGGCGCCCTGA
- the gcvPA gene encoding aminomethyl-transferring glycine dehydrogenase subunit GcvPA: MRYLPLTDTDREDMLARIGVSDIDALFSDVPAGKLLKAPVDLPRAKGELEVERILGKMAGKNTAASAVPFFVGAGAYKHHVPATVDHLIQRSEFLTSYTPYQPEIAQGTLQYLFEFQTQVAALTGMEVANASMYDGSTGTGEAVLMAHRVTKRRKAVLSGGLHPHYTAVVETLSEMANDEVVALPPDVSASEDILSQIDDSVSCVVVQSPDVFGNLRDLKPIAEKAHAHGALLIAVFTEVVSLGAVVPPGAQDADIVVGEGQSIGNALNFGGPYIGLFAAKSKYIRQMPGRLCGETVDSTGQRGFVLTLSTREQHIRRDKATSNICTNSGLCVLAFTIHMTLLGQAGLARLAEVNHANAVKLADALAGVEGVTVLNDSFFNEFTVKLKKPAAEVVEVLAAKGILAGVPVSRLLPKAGLDDLLIIASTEVNTDEDRAALVAALVEVL, translated from the coding sequence ATGCGCTATCTCCCGCTCACCGATACCGACCGCGAGGACATGCTCGCGCGGATCGGCGTCTCTGATATCGACGCGCTCTTCAGCGACGTGCCGGCCGGCAAGCTGCTGAAGGCCCCGGTCGATCTGCCCCGCGCCAAGGGGGAGCTCGAGGTCGAGCGCATCCTCGGCAAGATGGCCGGCAAGAACACCGCCGCCTCGGCCGTGCCCTTCTTCGTCGGCGCCGGCGCCTACAAGCACCATGTCCCTGCGACGGTGGATCACCTGATCCAGCGCTCGGAATTCTTGACCAGCTATACGCCCTACCAGCCCGAGATCGCGCAGGGCACGCTGCAATATCTCTTCGAGTTCCAGACCCAGGTCGCGGCGCTGACCGGCATGGAGGTCGCCAACGCCTCGATGTATGACGGCTCGACCGGCACCGGCGAGGCCGTGCTGATGGCGCATCGCGTCACCAAGCGCCGCAAGGCTGTGCTCTCCGGCGGCCTGCATCCCCATTACACCGCGGTCGTCGAGACCCTCTCCGAGATGGCGAATGACGAGGTTGTGGCACTGCCGCCGGACGTCTCCGCCAGCGAGGACATCCTCTCCCAGATCGACGACAGCGTTTCCTGCGTCGTCGTCCAGTCGCCGGATGTGTTCGGCAATCTGCGCGACCTGAAGCCGATTGCCGAGAAGGCCCATGCCCATGGCGCCCTGCTGATCGCGGTCTTCACCGAGGTCGTCTCGCTCGGCGCTGTGGTGCCTCCGGGCGCGCAGGACGCCGACATCGTCGTCGGCGAGGGCCAGTCGATCGGCAACGCCCTGAATTTCGGCGGCCCCTATATCGGCCTCTTCGCCGCCAAGTCGAAATATATCCGCCAGATGCCGGGCCGGCTCTGCGGCGAGACGGTCGATTCGACCGGCCAGCGCGGCTTCGTGCTGACGCTCTCGACCCGCGAGCAGCATATCCGCCGCGACAAGGCGACCTCGAACATCTGCACCAATTCCGGCCTCTGCGTGCTGGCCTTCACCATCCACATGACGCTGCTCGGCCAGGCCGGTCTCGCCCGTCTCGCCGAAGTGAACCATGCCAATGCCGTGAAGCTCGCCGACGCGCTCGCGGGCGTCGAAGGCGTGACCGTGCTCAACGACAGCTTCTTCAACGAGTTCACGGTGAAGCTGAAGAAGCCCGCCGCCGAGGTCGTCGAGGTGCTCGCCGCCAAGGGCATCCTGGCCGGCGTCCCCGTCTCGCGGCTCCTGCCCAAGGCGGGGCTCGACGACCTGCTGATCATCGCCTCGACCGAGGTGAATACCGATGAAGACCGGGCGGCCCTCGTGGCGGCGCTCGTGGAGGTGCTGTGA